One Glycine max cultivar Williams 82 chromosome 8, Glycine_max_v4.0, whole genome shotgun sequence genomic window, CTCAAACATAAATAGTAATAGTAGTTATTTAATTAGATTATTCTACAAAAAgatttacacatttaaaaaagGAAGCAATCACATTAGCACAACAATAGCCTTCCAAAAGAAATATTAGCACAACAATAATATCATattccgtaaaaaaaaaaaacaataatatcatATCAAAAGTACAAATTAAATGCAAatgcatgtttttttatcaGTGATTGCAAATGCATGCATGAATGCTGACCTTCTCCATGGAAAATATCCAAGTATGGAGTAACAATGTAACATGATCAGGAAGTTGTATTTCGCTGACCCAGACTCAGTCATGAACCCATATTTCACTTGTCACGGATGAgcttcaattttcaaatattgCATCAAAACACACTCTTTTAGATACAATTCCTACTATTGGTTGAAACCAATTGAATACACTTATATAGACTTAAGTAATGTCAATCAATGAATCATAATTATTTCAGTGTCATcatcatatattattttaacaaaagtaaaataacaaaaactataatatataaaatacatatttaattccATCTTATGTAGTCCTTCAACTATTTTATTTTGGGTCTAAAGTCTATCCTATCACATTGTCACTGGGTTGTGATTACCAAACGCAGCAGTTCGTCTCCTACAATCAATCTCACTTTGTTTACCCATTGTTCTCGTGAAATCTTTTGTTCCTGACTCCAAAAAGTATAAATGTTAATCAGTCACCGCAAATTTTTACATAACAAACTAAACAGTTCATACAAAAAATACAAAGCACATTGATTATTACTTTGTAAATCCGGTAGTCTTTGAGTAACATAGACATTTGTGCTGGTTTCAAATGGTTTGAAACTCTTGCCAATAAATTGGGAAATGACACATATGGTGATTGAGGTTTTAGTGCCCCATGCATCTCTGGATCTGTACACCAAAGCCAAGAAATGATTAACCCTCCTTGATCCAAGcacttttacaaattttaaagagaAGTAACAGCAACTATTCTTTAATACACtctttcaaacattttttttgagaaattattGGAAACTATAAAATCACTAGTAAAGCTTATTTAACAGGAAGTGAAAGCCacaattttcaatcaatttcagtaaacaataaaaaaatgtattaaaaaaagtgtGCCAGAGAACATTTTATATAcccttaatataattattatacttgaaacatataatataatttggatGAATGTGTGTATTCAGATAAGCAGTCCATATAGTATGTCTTCTAGGTGCTGATATATCATCCACCCCAGTGTCATATTGCTTAGAACTAGGTTGGCTCTGCTTTGAGCCAGCATGAACAGCTTCCACCTTCCCTAATATCACCTTGCATAGTAGCACATGCCTAAAACCATGCTCATCTGCCACCGTACACATAGCACTGTGAATGAAATAAACAAATCCTTAGCTCTATTTTCACATAgacataaaattgtttttttttttatcgataaatgtTAGTGTGTTAGAAACTtagaatgttagttttattaacAAAGGAAATCGAACACGtaatttttctcatattttcttcttctttaatcATCCAATACATCTTATATCCCCTCTTAGCTCTATTTTCAAGTAGACATAAAATtggtattaaaaaatagaactaGTTCATAGAAAATATTGTTGCACACTTGCACTTACCTATCAAGGGAAAAATTGGCAGCAAATAAGGGAATCCCAATACCATGacactcatcatcatcattatcatcatgtTTTTTGCATCCATGGAATCCACCAGATACAATCTCTAAGAGATCATCCAACGAACTACCATACCAAGCATATCCAATATTAGCATCCCCTCCAGATTTAATTGCCACCGCCTTAGAGAAAATTTTAAACGAAACCCAACGAGCTTGCCTTGCCACACTAAAGGAAAGCATGTTCTTGTAAATTGCCATGGCATCTGTGGCATGTCCCACAAACCCCATACCCTTCAAGAAAACATTCTTAATGGATTCGTATTCTTCACTCTCTTCTTCAACTTTCATTAACCCCTTCCCAACCGAATTCTCTATTGGCTGCTGCATGTttgtttacttgttttttttctctctcgcTAAAATAAGATGATTTATATGTAATTGAGCTATGTTTGTTTTGTGCACTTGATGTAACCTCAATATGTGATTAGCAATGCATGAAAGTAAGTGTTGAATATTTGGCACGAACCTTGCGGACCAAGCTAAGATGCTTTCCGTGATTAAATTGCTGACTGTATCAACAAACGGCTTGGTTTGTGGGGTCGTGGTCTTCCACAAGAAATCTTATGCAAATTGTGagcacctttttcttttctgtagtcgtgaattattattatttattttttactgcaGAAGAACCTTTTTCTTCCTAGTTCCTACTTGTGAATTACCGAATTGAGTTTTGAATCCGTTGTCAAAACAAAGTTGAAGACTCCCATtagatcttttttcttttaattttgttgacgAGTTAGCAATAGCATCTATTATGTGgacctctctctctttctgtaTTCAGGAAAAAgttatttccttaatttttttctaaaattttaaaaggtttgttttatcaaaaaaatcttaaatctcATCATTGACAATAAAAAGTAT contains:
- the LOC100804972 gene encoding probable inactive poly [ADP-ribose] polymerase SRO2, giving the protein MQQPIENSVGKGLMKVEEESEEYESIKNVFLKGMGFVGHATDAMAIYKNMLSFSVARQARWVSFKIFSKAVAIKSGGDANIGYAWYGSSLDDLLEIVSGGFHGCKKHDDNDDDECHGIGIPLFAANFSLDSAMCTVADEHGFRHVLLCKVILGKVEAVHAGSKQSQPSSKQYDTGVDDISAPRRHTIWTAYLNTHIHPNYIICFKYNNYIKDPEMHGALKPQSPYVSFPNLLARVSNHLKPAQMSMLLKDYRIYKEQKISREQWVNKVRLIVGDELLRLVITTQ